GCTGGAGTTCAGGGGTGGGCCACGACTGTAACCGTCGTTCCCGGCGGCAGCTTGACGCCCCTGCGCACATAGCGGCTTGTAGATGCGACCACCGTGTCGCCAACAAAAGCATGCGACCCGCCGCCGAACTGGGTCAGCTTGCTAAAAGTCTCCCTGGACCGGCTGGACGCGAGCCTCAAGGTATCAAGCCCCTGCAATGCAAAGTCCCCGAACTGGGCTCGGCGCCACCCATAGCCCAATGGCTGAGCATGTTTTGGCATGCCGCCAAACAGGCTTGCGCTCATTCGATTCCACTCGTCCTCCAGCCCCCCACCACCAAGTCGGCGCAAGATGCTGTCCAGGCATTGGTGGCTGCCCGCTGCACTGCCCGCACCTTCGCAACCCGCGGCCAACTCTTTCAGTAGCTCCGGGCCGTAGCGACGATTCAGAAAGGTCAAGAGGCTCGCCCCCATGTCATAGGAACGGTAGCCGCCCCGCCACTGGAGCAAAGACAGATTGGTGGCTTCTCTCAAGTATCTTGCCACTCCATCTTCAAGAACTCGATTGCGCCCAGGGCTAATGAACTCGCTCAGCAGGTCCTCGCTGCCGACGGCGGAACTCTCCGTAAGCCACGAGCTATATCCACGATTGCGTTTGATTCCAAGTTGATAGTGCTGAATCAAATGAGTCAGTTCATGGATCGCGGTCGACTTGTAATCCTCAATGTCTTTAGCCACACCCTCGCCATCCAAGAACATGACGAGGGCCGCGTTGAGTCCCTGCGCGTAGTTATTCCTACCCAAGACATAGCCAGCCCAATCTCGGGTCTTTGTCGGATCAGCACGCCCAAGGATGACCACATGCACATCTTGGAGCTGCCCCGGCAGATCTTGAATGAGGCTGTTGTCCGCTGCTGCAGCATCACCCCAAACATCACCCATTAAGGCCACACTGCGCGCGTAACCACCCTTCTCTCCACAAAAACTCGCCCGCAGCGGCTCTATCTTCTGAGTGCTCAACGTACTGGTCTTGATCAATTCCTGATCCACCCAATACAGAATCTGCCGCCCAAATGGCGCTGGGCAACGCGCTAGGAGCTGAGCGGTGTACGGCGTCTCGGGATCAAAGAAGCTTCCTCCCTCGATCCATACGCGCGTGCTCCCCAGCTCTGCGGCTTGCACCTTACGCCGCGCTTCAGTCGTTGGCTGGAAGGGTGTTTTAACTCGCTCCGA
Above is a window of Inhella inkyongensis DNA encoding:
- a CDS encoding M30 family zinc metallopeptidase, giving the protein MSAESRFRTLCIATGIGLLVSGCGGGGGSAPAPAPAPAPNPAPSGPVQALVTVSSERAWANEFVRFDVGDQWLKFSLEWDFGDGSAKPFGPTVEHQFSSPGRYTVTVRGKDGQGAELIGTTVLQVEAPGVLPARIDNRLLPDCAGLHCGLNADGSYSGKGIGIWRYRNGSPVMQSIDLELAGLRAGQSLTLVFSNGTSSTGTDLPGAGEPGLAASPSMNATHAGDHAHEQDARYRHHSLTLEDNAATLRAWSERVKTPFQPTTEARRKVQAAELGSTRVWIEGGSFFDPETPYTAQLLARCPAPFGRQILYWVDQELIKTSTLSTQKIEPLRASFCGEKGGYARSVALMGDVWGDAAAADNSLIQDLPGQLQDVHVVILGRADPTKTRDWAGYVLGRNNYAQGLNAALVMFLDGEGVAKDIEDYKSTAIHELTHLIQHYQLGIKRNRGYSSWLTESSAVGSEDLLSEFISPGRNRVLEDGVARYLREATNLSLLQWRGGYRSYDMGASLLTFLNRRYGPELLKELAAGCEGAGSAAGSHQCLDSILRRLGGGGLEDEWNRMSASLFGGMPKHAQPLGYGWRRAQFGDFALQGLDTLRLASSRSRETFSKLTQFGGGSHAFVGDTVVASTSRYVRRGVKLPPGTTVTVVAHP